CGAACCCGGCTGGGATATGGGCCGCGCGATGGATGATGTGGAAAACGCCATCCAGCTGGCTGGCGATCTGCCCGAGGCCGCCGAAACGCCCGAGATCCGCCAGAGCGTCTGGCGGGATACGGTGACCGATGTGGTTATCACCGGCCCCTTGGCGCCCGAACAGCTGGGCCGTCTGGCTGACGAGATGATGGTGCGGCTTTATGCGCAGGGCGTGACGCGCACCACCTTATCGGGCATGGCAGCCCCGCAGACCGTGGTCGAAGTGCCGACCACCGCGCTGATGGCGCATAATGTCAGCCTGACGCAGATCATCTCGGTTATCGGGGCGGCTGCCGATGCGACGCCTGCGGGGGATGTGGCCTCCGGAGCCTCGCGGGTCCGGGCGGGCGAAGAGCGGCGCGAGGCGCGGCAGATCCGCGATCTGGTGATCCGCACCGATGCCGACGGGGCTGTGCTGACCGTGGGGGATGTGGCGCAGATCCGCGTCGAGGGGGCGGCGCGCGACCGCGCCTATTACGTGGGCAAGACCCCCGCCATGACACTCAATGTCGCCCGTTCCGCGCAGGGGGACGCCATTGCCCTGCAACGCAAGGTCGAACAGGTGGTCGCGCAAATGCGCCCCGATCTGCCCGCAGGCACAACCATCGCCCTTGTGCGCAGCCGGACCGAGCAAATCGTCGCGCGGCTCGATCTGCTGGTCGATAACGGCGTGATCGGGCTGGTGCTTGTGCTGGTGCTGCTGTTCCTCTTTCTCAATGCGCGCACGGCGATCTGGGTGGCGATGGGGATTCCGGCCTCGCTCGCGGCGGGGCTGGCGGTGATGTATGTTTCGGGGATGACGCTGAACATGATGTCGCTCTTTGCGCTGATCCTGACTTTGGGGATCATCGTCGATGACGCGATCGTGGTGGGCGAACATGCCGATTTCCGTGCCCGCCATCTGGGGGAGGCCCCCGCGATTGCCGCTGAAAACGGTGCCCGCCGGATGCTTGCGCCGGTCTTCGCCTCGACCTTGACCACGGTGATCGCCTTTGCGGGGCTGGTGGTGATTGGCGGGCGGATGGGCGATATGATCGTCGATATTCCGTTGACGGTGATCGCGGTGCTGGCGGCGTCTCTGGTGGAATGCTTCCTGATCCTGCCCAACCATATGTATCACGCATTGACCCATCTGGGTCAGCCGCGCTGGTATGATGCGCCGTCACGGGTGACCAATCGCGGGCTGGACTGGTTCCGGCGCAAGGTGATGCGCCCCTTGCTGCGCGGAATCATCCATGCGCGCTATCCGGTGCTGGCCTTTGCGGTGCTGCTGCTGGCGGTGCAGGTGTTCCTGCTACGGACGGGGCAGGTGCAATGGCGGTTTTTCGCGCCTCCAGAACGCTCGAGCGTGTCGGGGGCCTTCGCAATGGTCAACGGCACCACGCGAAAGGACACATTTGCGGTGATGGGGGAATTGCAGGATCTGGTCAGCCGTGTCGCTGCCGGATACGAGGCCGAATATGGCCGCAATCCGGTGACCTATGTGATCGGCCAGATCGGCGGCGCGTCGGGGCGGGATCTGGCCTCGGCGGATACCAAGGATAGCGACCAGCTGGGCTCGATCTCGATCGAGCTGATCGATCAGGATCTGCGCCCCTATAGCAGCGCCGATTTCATCCGCCGCCTTCAGGAACACCTTCCCGATGATCCGATGCTGGAAGAGCTGGCCTTCCGCAGTTTCCGTGCGGGCCCTGCGGGGGACAGCCTTTCGGTTCAGTTTAC
The sequence above is drawn from the Thioclava sp. GXIMD4216 genome and encodes:
- a CDS encoding efflux RND transporter permease subunit, coding for MPAPRGLISLFTRHATLANIVLVVMLCAGVFAAPKLRAQFFPDTVTDEIDVTVTWEGAGPEDVDRAIVQVLEPSLLTVEGVASSESTAREGRAEIELEFEPGWDMGRAMDDVENAIQLAGDLPEAAETPEIRQSVWRDTVTDVVITGPLAPEQLGRLADEMMVRLYAQGVTRTTLSGMAAPQTVVEVPTTALMAHNVSLTQIISVIGAAADATPAGDVASGASRVRAGEERREARQIRDLVIRTDADGAVLTVGDVAQIRVEGAARDRAYYVGKTPAMTLNVARSAQGDAIALQRKVEQVVAQMRPDLPAGTTIALVRSRTEQIVARLDLLVDNGVIGLVLVLVLLFLFLNARTAIWVAMGIPASLAAGLAVMYVSGMTLNMMSLFALILTLGIIVDDAIVVGEHADFRARHLGEAPAIAAENGARRMLAPVFASTLTTVIAFAGLVVIGGRMGDMIVDIPLTVIAVLAASLVECFLILPNHMYHALTHLGQPRWYDAPSRVTNRGLDWFRRKVMRPLLRGIIHARYPVLAFAVLLLAVQVFLLRTGQVQWRFFAPPERSSVSGAFAMVNGTTRKDTFAVMGELQDLVSRVAAGYEAEYGRNPVTYVIGQIGGASGRDLASADTKDSDQLGSISIELIDQDLRPYSSADFIRRLQEHLPDDPMLEELAFRSFRAGPAGDSLSVQFTGAETRVLKEAAEALKAALAVYPEVSALEDNLAYDKEDLILALTPQGQALGFDTQTLGQELRARLNGTEAATYPDGVRSASIRVELPDAEKTADFVDRMLLQSPNGQWVPLSDIVTVRREAGFSTIRRDDGLRQVEVTGDISEDNPERANAILTEMQTRILPDIAQRLGVTWLQTGQAADERAFMADAKVGLVLCLLGIYVVLAWILASWARPLVVMSVIPFGLVGAVWGHYIWDFPMSMFAVVGGLGMVGIIINDAIVLISTVDDYARTRGLRPAIVDAVADRLRPVLLTTLTTVLGLAPLLYEGSAEAQFLKSTVITLVYGLGFGMVIVLLLVPAVLAIQADIARLCASTRRGLKAPRLAGALWLGVGLIVAGFGLAFGPVLLAGGSLAQSWLVYTPFILGALAVAAWRTRRQR